The following proteins are encoded in a genomic region of Flammeovirga pectinis:
- a CDS encoding sulfatase codes for MKAYINLFLLSLVIFSCSKVAKKTAPERKPNILFISIDDLRPEFGCYDSKLAVTPNIDKLSSEGIQFNRAYCQQAICSPSRASLMTGARPETINVIENYTYFRDENPDIITLPQHFKENGYETMKCGKVYHGKYTDEEKSWSRKPDKQLLGYKMNLIGGYVDPDNQEIYKKNKAEMKAKYGAKAKYGLGLGPAFECVDVPDNTYLDGMNTDLAIANMRQMIKENPEKPFFLGLGFISPHLNFIAPKKYWDLYDRKKIRLSQQDKAPLDGASVGLHASFELRTRANIPKQGDIPKELATDLLHSYLATASYVDAQVGKIMTALEEQGILENTVIMLWSDHGYHLGEMGIWGKATNYEIATRVPLIIKAPAQSPKSIGIKSDALVELVDMYPTLCDLADLSLPEHLEGQSLVPLMENPNQPWKKAVFSQYPTPALREWAANPLSAGMRETYFGPLIEEVEEDIKEQMKDKWDRELFENDLMGYSMRTDRHRFVVWKNRKKPNSTPLYIELYDHNRDPNETVNIAKSNPALVAKLTVQLDQGWKGNRAQLEN; via the coding sequence ATGAAGGCATATATTAATTTATTTCTTTTGAGTCTAGTAATTTTTTCTTGTTCAAAAGTAGCAAAAAAAACAGCACCAGAAAGGAAGCCAAATATATTATTTATTTCTATAGATGACCTAAGACCCGAATTTGGATGTTACGATTCTAAATTGGCAGTAACTCCAAACATAGATAAATTATCTTCGGAAGGAATACAATTTAACAGAGCATATTGTCAACAAGCTATCTGTAGCCCATCAAGAGCTAGTTTAATGACGGGAGCTAGACCAGAAACAATAAATGTAATAGAGAATTATACGTATTTTAGAGATGAAAATCCTGATATAATTACGCTACCTCAACACTTTAAAGAAAATGGTTACGAAACCATGAAATGTGGTAAAGTGTACCATGGAAAATATACTGATGAGGAAAAATCTTGGTCAAGAAAACCAGATAAGCAGCTCCTTGGTTATAAAATGAATTTAATAGGTGGCTATGTAGACCCTGATAATCAAGAAATCTACAAAAAGAACAAAGCTGAAATGAAAGCAAAGTATGGAGCAAAAGCAAAATATGGTTTAGGTTTAGGACCTGCTTTCGAATGTGTAGACGTTCCAGACAATACTTATTTGGATGGTATGAATACAGACCTTGCAATTGCTAATATGAGACAAATGATAAAAGAGAACCCAGAAAAACCGTTCTTTCTTGGTTTAGGTTTTATTTCTCCTCATTTAAATTTTATTGCTCCTAAAAAGTATTGGGATTTATACGATAGGAAAAAAATAAGATTATCTCAGCAAGATAAAGCTCCTTTAGATGGTGCTTCTGTTGGTTTACATGCGTCTTTTGAGTTGAGAACTCGAGCAAATATTCCAAAACAAGGCGATATTCCAAAAGAATTAGCAACAGATTTATTGCATTCTTATTTAGCAACGGCTAGTTATGTTGATGCTCAGGTAGGTAAAATAATGACGGCATTAGAAGAACAAGGCATTTTAGAAAATACAGTTATAATGCTTTGGTCAGACCACGGATATCATTTAGGAGAAATGGGGATTTGGGGTAAGGCTACAAATTACGAAATAGCTACACGTGTGCCATTAATAATTAAAGCACCTGCGCAGTCTCCAAAAAGTATTGGCATTAAATCAGATGCTTTGGTAGAACTTGTAGACATGTACCCTACATTGTGCGATTTGGCAGATTTGTCATTACCAGAACATTTAGAAGGGCAGTCTTTAGTTCCTCTTATGGAAAACCCAAATCAGCCATGGAAAAAAGCAGTATTTAGTCAATACCCAACACCTGCTTTAAGAGAGTGGGCTGCAAACCCACTGTCAGCAGGAATGAGAGAAACCTATTTTGGTCCTTTAATAGAAGAGGTAGAAGAAGATATAAAGGAGCAAATGAAAGATAAATGGGATAGAGAACTTTTTGAAAATGATTTAATGGGGTATTCAATGCGTACAGATCGCCATAGATTTGTAGTGTGGAAAAATAGAAAAAAACCAAATTCAACTCCACTATATATAGAATTATATGATCATAATAGAGATCCTAATGAGACCGTTAATATTGCAAAATCTAATCCAGCGTTAGTGGCAAAATTAACAGTGCAATTAGATCAAGGTTGGAAAGGAAATAGAGCACAGTTAGAGAATTAA
- a CDS encoding glycoside hydrolase family 127 protein: protein MCRFFLLTICSILTGNLLFAQGVTDNTNSPQVVFKSTGIGECQWTNGFWADKHKVCEEVMVPHMGTILKGDVGHALNNFKKAAGQMEGSHKGEFWHDGDFYKWMESVMYIYVENNDQKLLAELDTLIDIIGAAQEEDGYLSTQVSLTEKGRWENRKYHELYNSGHLINSACIHYRITAQKNFLDIAVKHADYLYATFTPQPDSLKRFGFNQSQIMGLTELYRTTKDNRYLELAELFINMRGKSRSVVDAHTKPKMIGDMVQERTPLRKSKEAVGHAVLALYFYAGATDVYSETGEKALIDALDRLWEDVVEHKMYITGAVGQTHHGLSKKKDTVHEAFLPSYDMPNATAYNETCANIANAMFSYRMLGVKGDAKYADVIELVLLNSAMSGISIEGKDYFYVNPLRRYTNTGDYKSTEAANREPYINCFCCPPNLVRTIAKSAGWAYSITENGVAVNLYGGNKLETSLADGSKLILAQDTNYPWEGSVTFSIQKCKKEAFDFRLRIPKWAKGTTVFINGKKQDKELAEGKYAVINRKWKKGDKITLEMPMEIKLMEGHKQIEQTRNQVAVKRGPIVYCVETTDLPKGTDIMDVYLPENANYKAVYQPDFLGGLSTIKADLMIRKDKKETEMYTSLSQPKFEKFSTQLIPYYAWSNRGTVEMSVWLPVIWNNL, encoded by the coding sequence ATGTGTAGATTTTTTTTACTAACTATCTGTTCAATTTTAACAGGAAATTTACTTTTTGCTCAAGGAGTAACGGATAACACAAACAGTCCTCAAGTTGTATTTAAAAGTACGGGGATTGGAGAATGCCAGTGGACAAATGGTTTTTGGGCAGACAAACATAAAGTTTGCGAAGAAGTAATGGTACCTCATATGGGTACAATTTTAAAAGGAGATGTTGGCCATGCACTTAATAATTTTAAGAAAGCGGCAGGGCAAATGGAGGGAAGTCATAAAGGAGAATTCTGGCACGACGGAGACTTTTACAAATGGATGGAATCTGTAATGTACATCTATGTCGAAAACAATGATCAGAAACTTTTAGCCGAATTAGATACTTTAATTGATATTATTGGAGCCGCTCAAGAAGAAGATGGTTATTTATCTACTCAAGTATCTCTAACAGAAAAAGGAAGATGGGAAAATAGAAAATACCACGAGTTATATAATAGTGGTCATTTAATTAATAGTGCATGTATTCATTACAGAATTACAGCACAGAAAAACTTTTTAGATATAGCAGTTAAGCATGCAGATTACCTTTATGCTACTTTCACACCTCAGCCAGATTCGTTAAAACGTTTTGGTTTTAATCAGTCTCAAATAATGGGTTTAACAGAGTTGTATAGAACAACCAAAGATAACCGTTATCTAGAATTAGCAGAGTTGTTTATTAACATGAGAGGTAAATCTAGGTCTGTTGTAGATGCACATACAAAACCAAAAATGATTGGTGATATGGTGCAAGAAAGAACACCACTTCGTAAATCTAAAGAAGCCGTTGGGCATGCAGTATTAGCTCTGTATTTTTATGCAGGTGCAACAGATGTATATTCTGAAACAGGAGAAAAAGCACTTATAGATGCATTAGACAGACTTTGGGAGGATGTTGTAGAACATAAAATGTATATCACGGGTGCTGTTGGACAAACGCACCATGGGTTATCTAAGAAAAAAGATACAGTACATGAGGCTTTTTTACCATCTTATGATATGCCAAACGCTACCGCTTATAACGAAACGTGTGCAAATATTGCCAATGCAATGTTTAGTTACAGAATGTTGGGAGTTAAAGGTGATGCAAAATATGCAGATGTAATTGAGTTAGTATTATTGAATTCTGCCATGTCTGGGATTTCTATAGAAGGGAAAGATTATTTTTATGTAAACCCACTTAGAAGATATACCAACACAGGTGATTACAAATCTACCGAAGCGGCAAATAGAGAACCTTATATTAACTGTTTCTGCTGTCCTCCAAACTTAGTAAGAACAATAGCAAAATCTGCAGGTTGGGCTTATAGCATAACAGAAAATGGAGTAGCTGTAAATTTATATGGAGGAAATAAATTAGAAACTTCTTTAGCAGATGGATCAAAGTTAATCTTAGCACAAGATACCAATTACCCATGGGAGGGTTCAGTTACTTTTTCTATTCAAAAATGTAAAAAAGAAGCCTTTGATTTTAGGTTACGTATTCCAAAATGGGCAAAAGGCACTACCGTTTTTATCAATGGAAAAAAACAAGATAAAGAACTTGCAGAAGGAAAGTATGCAGTAATCAATAGAAAATGGAAAAAAGGTGATAAAATCACACTTGAAATGCCAATGGAAATTAAGCTAATGGAAGGGCATAAACAGATTGAGCAAACAAGAAATCAAGTTGCGGTTAAACGAGGACCAATTGTGTATTGTGTAGAAACAACAGACCTGCCTAAAGGAACAGATATTATGGATGTTTACTTGCCAGAAAATGCAAATTATAAGGCGGTATATCAACCCGATTTTTTAGGAGGATTATCTACTATAAAGGCAGATTTAATGATTAGAAAAGATAAAAAAGAGACAGAAATGTATACTTCTTTATCTCAACCGAAATTCGAAAAATTCAGCACCCAATTAATACCATATTATGCTTGGAGTAACCGAGGAACAGTAGAAATGTCTGTCTGGTTGCCAGTGATATGGAATAATTTATAA
- a CDS encoding RagB/SusD family nutrient uptake outer membrane protein: MKLFNISNIFRCLTIFVCLGGVIGCNDYLTEINPNETTKVDFYQSLDDSESGLTAAYASLMNHFVWNFGEEACRSDLGYPGMDRPTPTSRLVAYYNQTYTETSDEINKKWAAIYSGIFKANQVIHGLQFETMMPYKEEQSWKLQMAQARFLRGLYHFYAHQAFNGGEVIIRDTWTDANDMYKTVSSADSVLEFVRTDLRFAYENLPAVYNADTPYNGESRVTRGTAAMILGNTFLLDFVNGSNYDSAAYYYEDVINNYGYALETDLSMIFTNAGAYNKESIFEVTYSNEVRSDLNNWDEVNGQNRWAAIFSPQSYGGNRNSIPVGWVAYAYKTEKLDPLDARNTVEVEGTEYPRRISMRASAMVAVAEDDLTDYYRMGSVSEADPFRAGGARSPEFGYYKQFSNFDILDNERDNPMGNQRSAKNVVINRLSEAYINLAECRIMQGRINDALVLLNTVRGRWGLELLGPSVDASKTYDGITYSQTSLMEHLMYVEKPLELSVEGHQTRWIDLRRWNVIKDNFERISSQNYWVIHYKEARTYSKKTLWNSSIIPGGDTHPFPEKEFTARPNYKIVDGEQALMNYVPSLHDFYPIPTSETSTNPGVKG; the protein is encoded by the coding sequence ATGAAATTATTCAATATATCAAACATCTTTAGATGTCTCACAATATTTGTTTGTTTAGGTGGAGTAATAGGGTGTAACGACTACCTTACTGAAATCAATCCAAACGAAACTACTAAAGTAGATTTTTATCAAAGTCTTGATGATTCTGAATCGGGATTAACGGCAGCATACGCCTCTTTAATGAACCATTTTGTATGGAACTTTGGAGAAGAAGCTTGTCGTTCAGATTTAGGTTACCCAGGTATGGACCGTCCAACACCTACAAGTAGATTAGTTGCTTATTATAATCAGACATACACAGAAACAAGTGATGAGATTAATAAAAAATGGGCAGCAATTTATTCAGGTATTTTTAAGGCAAACCAAGTAATTCATGGTCTTCAGTTCGAAACTATGATGCCTTATAAAGAAGAACAATCTTGGAAGCTACAAATGGCACAAGCGCGTTTTCTTAGAGGGTTGTATCACTTTTACGCTCACCAAGCATTTAATGGTGGCGAAGTTATTATTAGAGATACTTGGACGGATGCTAACGATATGTATAAAACGGTTTCTTCTGCAGATTCGGTATTAGAATTTGTAAGAACAGACTTAAGGTTTGCGTACGAAAATTTACCAGCTGTTTACAATGCAGATACTCCATACAACGGAGAAAGCAGAGTAACTAGAGGTACTGCCGCAATGATATTAGGAAATACTTTTTTACTTGATTTTGTAAATGGTTCTAACTACGATTCGGCTGCTTATTATTACGAAGATGTAATTAATAATTATGGTTATGCTTTAGAAACAGATTTAAGCATGATCTTCACAAATGCAGGAGCTTACAACAAAGAATCAATCTTTGAAGTAACTTATTCTAACGAAGTAAGATCTGACTTAAATAACTGGGACGAAGTAAACGGTCAGAACAGATGGGCAGCAATCTTTTCACCTCAATCTTATGGAGGAAATAGAAACTCTATTCCTGTTGGTTGGGTAGCGTATGCTTACAAAACTGAAAAACTAGATCCTTTGGATGCTCGTAACACTGTAGAAGTAGAAGGTACTGAGTATCCAAGAAGAATTTCTATGAGAGCTTCGGCAATGGTTGCAGTAGCAGAAGATGATTTGACAGATTATTATAGAATGGGTTCTGTATCTGAAGCAGATCCTTTTAGAGCAGGTGGAGCACGTTCTCCTGAATTTGGTTACTACAAGCAGTTTAGTAATTTCGATATTTTAGATAACGAAAGAGATAACCCAATGGGTAACCAAAGATCTGCAAAGAATGTTGTAATTAACCGCCTTTCAGAAGCGTACATAAACTTAGCAGAATGTAGAATAATGCAAGGTAGAATTAACGATGCTTTAGTATTATTAAATACAGTACGCGGACGTTGGGGCTTAGAGTTATTAGGACCATCAGTAGATGCGAGCAAAACGTATGATGGAATTACATATTCACAAACTTCTTTAATGGAACACTTAATGTATGTTGAAAAACCATTAGAGCTTTCTGTAGAAGGACATCAAACAAGATGGATTGACCTTAGAAGATGGAATGTTATCAAAGATAATTTTGAGAGAATTTCTAGTCAAAATTACTGGGTGATTCACTATAAAGAAGCAAGAACTTATTCTAAGAAAACACTTTGGAATTCGAGTATTATTCCAGGAGGGGATACACATCCTTTCCCAGAAAAAGAATTCACTGCACGTCCTAATTACAAAATTGTAGACGGAGAGCAAGCATTAATGAATTATGTACCATCGTTACATGATTTTTATCCAATTCCAACTTCAGAGACATCTACTAATCCAGGTGTTAAAGGCTAA
- a CDS encoding SusC/RagA family TonB-linked outer membrane protein codes for MKIYLFKIYFSRVLLFTTLLLTLSTAYDVSAQERILKGKIVGSDDKLPLPGVNIIVKGTSQGGISDFDGNYSIMVKNGDQLEYSFIGMVTKVLTVTNESVINVSLESNVEMLDEVVAIGYGEQKKKEVSGAVAHVTSEALEDFASADIGTALQGQVAGVSVTSASGAPGESAVIQIRGVGTVSNVDGANQPLYVVDGIPQNGDPRLSPNEIESMDILKDLASCAVYGTRGANGVILITTKKGNAGNLKVSVDGLYGVKKITSSTPVMNTSQQAYFDILEQRAINPGISDDEINMFVQRNKNNFKNDNNLDDLVFRDYAPTQQYNINLTGGSNVGLKYNLAGGYYNQEGNVINSGFKRFNLRGGSSYKQNKWTITTSLALSTEERQRPSGNLLTQTIRYKPYMAPLDPSKDVYESSSDQEAVQANFLYQSLYFQDFEDRDRMSGNISIQYDFTDWLSFTTNAGGNIMNRYRSRLNPHFKIVNENTGREFSDPNNSYYQEDVERSVGYSWDGRFFFKKKWGNHNFSALLGGSLEEYSGQSHGVMRRGIVDNNKPGFGSASLETSVTPGFNYVYKIIGTIGRLQYDYKGKYLVSISGNYNGNSKFSENNKFKFFPSASVGWNVSEEKFFEGAKSVVNGFKIRASHGNVGGQSFRPYSDLPTMRRGFDYEFNGKVYNGSAQASFANPDIQWETSIQNNIGVDLAFFENRLSFNADVYHTTKQDMLFPIESPSSAGASAGNNNDKLVTLNVGNMVNKGYELALSYKGRAKKLSWTLTGTFSSNQNEITNMNSEDFVYTADQGLIWGAVNQSRATVFAKGYEAGAFFLYKNEGVIKSAEQLADYQKVNPAARMGDLMLQDTDGDGQITEKDKVYGGSGLPQFETGFILSLRWKRWDFMMNWYAAIGHEIMNGSKLMAYSEGRHVNQIHTWSEDNPTSDIPAYRGDLKQGTTNFRGDTDLWLEDGSYLRLKNITLGYTLNGKGIKKAGIGSMRFFIRAQNALTLTNYSGYDPEIGGNGVSSRGLDKGNYPITALYSGGFRLNF; via the coding sequence ATGAAGATTTACTTATTTAAAATCTACTTTTCCAGAGTACTCCTCTTTACGACACTGCTCTTAACATTAAGCACTGCTTATGATGTGTCAGCTCAGGAAAGAATCCTTAAAGGGAAAATAGTAGGATCGGACGACAAATTACCCTTACCGGGTGTGAATATTATTGTTAAAGGAACATCACAAGGTGGTATTTCAGATTTTGACGGCAACTATTCTATTATGGTAAAAAATGGAGACCAATTAGAGTATTCTTTTATTGGTATGGTAACCAAAGTACTAACAGTAACAAACGAGTCAGTTATTAATGTATCTTTAGAAAGTAACGTTGAGATGCTGGATGAGGTGGTTGCTATTGGATATGGTGAACAGAAAAAGAAAGAAGTTTCTGGAGCTGTTGCACATGTAACATCAGAAGCCTTAGAAGATTTTGCTTCGGCTGATATTGGTACTGCCTTACAAGGGCAAGTGGCTGGTGTGAGTGTAACATCTGCATCGGGTGCTCCTGGTGAAAGTGCTGTTATTCAAATTCGTGGAGTTGGTACAGTTTCTAACGTAGATGGTGCTAACCAACCATTATATGTTGTAGATGGTATCCCTCAGAATGGTGATCCAAGACTTTCTCCTAATGAGATTGAATCTATGGATATCTTAAAAGATTTGGCTTCTTGTGCAGTTTATGGTACTAGAGGTGCAAATGGTGTTATCTTAATTACAACAAAGAAAGGTAATGCAGGTAATTTAAAGGTTTCTGTTGATGGGTTATACGGGGTAAAGAAAATTACTTCTAGTACGCCTGTAATGAATACTTCCCAACAAGCATATTTCGATATCTTAGAACAAAGAGCAATTAACCCTGGCATCTCTGATGACGAGATTAATATGTTTGTTCAAAGAAATAAGAACAACTTTAAAAACGACAACAATCTAGATGATCTAGTATTTAGAGATTATGCACCAACACAGCAATATAACATCAATTTAACGGGTGGATCAAATGTTGGTTTAAAATACAATTTAGCGGGTGGATATTATAACCAAGAAGGTAATGTTATCAACTCTGGTTTTAAAAGATTTAACCTACGTGGTGGTTCTAGTTATAAGCAAAACAAGTGGACGATTACTACTTCATTAGCTTTATCAACAGAAGAAAGACAAAGACCTTCTGGTAATTTATTAACGCAAACAATTAGATATAAGCCTTATATGGCTCCTTTAGACCCGTCTAAGGATGTTTATGAGAGTTCTTCTGACCAAGAGGCAGTGCAAGCTAACTTTTTGTATCAGTCGTTATATTTCCAAGATTTTGAAGATAGAGACCGTATGTCTGGTAATATTAGTATTCAATACGATTTTACAGATTGGTTATCTTTTACTACAAATGCGGGTGGTAATATCATGAATAGATACAGATCTAGATTAAACCCTCACTTTAAAATTGTAAATGAAAATACTGGAAGAGAATTTTCTGATCCAAACAACTCTTACTACCAAGAAGATGTAGAAAGAAGTGTAGGTTATAGCTGGGATGGTAGATTCTTTTTTAAGAAAAAATGGGGTAACCATAACTTCTCTGCATTGTTAGGAGGTTCTTTAGAAGAGTACAGTGGTCAAAGTCATGGTGTAATGAGAAGAGGTATTGTAGATAACAATAAGCCAGGTTTTGGTTCAGCTTCATTAGAAACATCGGTAACACCAGGGTTTAACTATGTATATAAAATTATTGGTACAATTGGTCGATTGCAGTACGATTATAAAGGAAAATATTTAGTATCTATTAGTGGTAATTACAATGGTAACTCTAAATTTTCTGAGAACAATAAGTTCAAATTCTTCCCTTCAGCATCTGTAGGTTGGAATGTTTCTGAAGAGAAATTCTTTGAAGGAGCAAAGTCTGTAGTTAACGGTTTTAAAATTAGAGCATCACATGGTAATGTAGGTGGACAGAGCTTTAGACCTTATTCAGATTTGCCAACTATGCGCCGTGGTTTTGACTACGAATTTAATGGTAAAGTTTACAATGGTTCTGCACAAGCATCTTTTGCTAACCCAGATATTCAATGGGAAACATCAATCCAAAATAACATTGGTGTAGATTTAGCATTTTTTGAAAATCGTTTATCTTTTAATGCAGACGTTTACCACACTACAAAACAAGATATGCTATTCCCAATCGAATCTCCTTCTTCTGCTGGAGCATCTGCTGGAAATAACAACGATAAGTTAGTTACGCTTAATGTAGGTAACATGGTAAATAAAGGGTACGAACTTGCTTTAAGTTATAAAGGTAGAGCTAAGAAATTAAGCTGGACTTTAACAGGTACTTTCTCTAGTAACCAGAACGAAATTACCAACATGAACTCAGAAGATTTTGTGTATACAGCAGACCAAGGTTTAATTTGGGGTGCGGTAAACCAATCTAGAGCTACAGTGTTTGCAAAAGGGTATGAAGCTGGTGCTTTCTTCCTATACAAGAACGAGGGCGTTATTAAATCTGCAGAGCAGTTAGCAGATTATCAAAAGGTAAATCCTGCTGCTAGAATGGGTGATTTAATGCTACAAGATACAGATGGCGACGGTCAGATTACTGAAAAAGATAAAGTTTATGGAGGTAGTGGTTTACCTCAATTCGAAACTGGTTTTATTCTTTCTTTAAGATGGAAAAGATGGGATTTCATGATGAACTGGTATGCAGCAATCGGACATGAAATTATGAACGGTAGTAAGTTAATGGCTTACTCAGAAGGTAGACACGTTAATCAGATTCACACTTGGTCAGAAGATAACCCAACATCGGATATCCCTGCATACAGAGGTGATTTAAAACAAGGTACTACTAATTTTAGAGGTGATACAGATCTGTGGTTAGAAGATGGATCATACTTAAGATTAAAGAACATTACACTTGGATACACACTTAACGGTAAAGGTATTAAGAAGGCTGGAATTGGTAGCATGAGGTTCTTTATTAGAGCTCAGAACGCACTTACATTAACTAATTATTCGGGTTATGATCCTGAAATTGGTGGTAATGGGGTGTCATCAAGAGGATTAGACAAAGGTAATTACCCAATTACTGCTTTATACTCTGGTGGATTCAGATTAAACTTCTAA
- a CDS encoding TIGR00266 family protein codes for MEEVVNKELEYRFDCKPDFGLITVQIPSGDKLKVEASAMATMDTNIEMKTKVKGGLSRFFSGESIFINEFEAKNGAGQIQIAPGAPGDVEHVLLNDETIYLQSSAFVASALSVDVDAKFQGIKRGFFSGESLFLIKCSGNGDLWFNSYGGIIEIDVEDGYVVDTGHIVAFTESLNYDIYSVGGYKSLFFSGEGLVCRFSGRGKIWIQTRKIAPFVNWINPFRPRKNNN; via the coding sequence ATGGAAGAAGTAGTAAATAAAGAGTTAGAATATAGATTTGATTGTAAACCAGATTTTGGGTTAATAACCGTTCAAATTCCTTCTGGAGATAAATTAAAAGTAGAAGCATCTGCTATGGCCACTATGGATACAAACATAGAGATGAAAACGAAAGTAAAAGGCGGCTTAAGCAGGTTTTTTTCTGGAGAATCTATTTTTATAAATGAATTTGAGGCAAAAAATGGAGCAGGACAAATTCAGATTGCCCCTGGTGCTCCTGGAGATGTAGAACATGTTCTTTTAAATGATGAAACAATCTACCTTCAAAGTTCTGCCTTTGTTGCCTCTGCATTATCTGTTGATGTAGACGCTAAATTTCAAGGCATAAAAAGAGGCTTCTTTTCTGGAGAAAGTCTATTCTTAATTAAATGTTCAGGGAATGGAGACCTTTGGTTTAATTCTTACGGAGGAATAATTGAGATAGATGTAGAAGATGGATATGTTGTAGATACAGGGCATATTGTTGCATTTACAGAAAGCTTAAATTATGATATTTATAGCGTAGGTGGTTACAAATCACTATTCTTCTCTGGTGAAGGTTTAGTTTGTCGTTTTTCTGGAAGAGGAAAAATATGGATTCAAACACGAAAAATAGCTCCTTTTGTAAATTGGATTAACCCATTCAGACCAAGAAAAAATAACAACTAA
- a CDS encoding TIGR00266 family protein — protein MEEVVSKKLNTEIILGPGAAAAKIELQPGEYFTAEAGAMIAMSSDIKMTTTTHKKQSGGVVKALKRMLSGESFFLNHYSADIKPGTVWLGTTLSGDMKAHELHGEGIIVQGGAYVASSPDIEVDFNWQGFKKVFSGEGLFWLNLNGEGTVIFNSFGAIYPIDIDGEHIVDTGHIVAFEESLDFTLTKAGKSWVSSFLGGEGLVCKFNGKGRVWVQSHNPSSFGKLLGPTLLPR, from the coding sequence ATGGAAGAAGTAGTAAGTAAAAAATTAAATACCGAGATTATTCTCGGGCCAGGAGCAGCGGCTGCTAAAATAGAACTTCAACCCGGTGAGTATTTTACCGCAGAAGCAGGTGCCATGATAGCAATGAGCTCTGATATTAAGATGACAACAACTACGCATAAAAAACAATCTGGCGGTGTTGTAAAAGCCTTAAAAAGAATGTTGTCTGGAGAGAGTTTCTTCTTAAATCATTATTCGGCAGATATAAAACCTGGTACTGTTTGGCTAGGCACAACACTATCTGGAGATATGAAAGCCCATGAATTACATGGTGAAGGAATAATTGTTCAAGGGGGCGCTTATGTAGCCTCTTCTCCAGATATTGAAGTAGATTTTAACTGGCAAGGCTTTAAAAAAGTATTTTCTGGGGAGGGTTTATTTTGGTTAAACCTTAATGGAGAAGGAACGGTAATTTTTAACTCATTTGGAGCCATCTATCCTATAGATATTGATGGTGAACATATAGTGGATACAGGGCATATTGTTGCATTCGAAGAATCTTTAGATTTTACACTAACAAAAGCAGGTAAAAGTTGGGTAAGCTCTTTTTTAGGAGGAGAAGGCCTTGTGTGTAAATTTAATGGCAAAGGTAGAGTATGGGTACAATCGCATAACCCAAGTTCTTTTGGCAAGTTATTAGGACCAACATTATTACCAAGATAG
- a CDS encoding TIGR00266 family protein, with protein sequence MQFELKGKPAFAHARVEVEPGETFIAESDAMSSMSAELDVEAKLNGNFLNALLKKVFGGETLFVNHFINNTAKTLELIITQPTPGDMQIKELNGESFCLQQGAYIASEKTVNLGVKYAGFGSWIGGEGLFKLMVSGHGKVVFGAFGGLLEKEVNGEVIVDTSHLVGYEPSMKLKPQFSGGLLSTLFGGEGLVTRVEGTGKVFIQTRSMSGLSSWVNRNL encoded by the coding sequence ATGCAATTTGAACTTAAAGGCAAACCTGCTTTTGCACACGCAAGAGTAGAAGTTGAGCCTGGAGAAACATTTATTGCCGAATCTGACGCAATGTCTAGTATGTCGGCAGAATTAGATGTAGAAGCAAAACTTAACGGTAACTTTTTAAATGCACTACTAAAGAAAGTCTTTGGTGGAGAAACACTATTTGTAAATCATTTTATAAATAACACAGCTAAAACATTAGAACTAATAATAACACAACCTACTCCCGGAGACATGCAAATTAAGGAGTTGAACGGGGAGAGTTTTTGTTTACAACAAGGTGCTTATATCGCTTCTGAAAAAACGGTAAACCTAGGCGTGAAATATGCAGGTTTTGGTTCTTGGATTGGCGGAGAAGGACTGTTTAAGCTAATGGTATCTGGGCACGGGAAAGTAGTTTTTGGTGCTTTTGGAGGATTATTAGAAAAAGAAGTAAACGGAGAAGTGATTGTAGATACTAGTCACTTGGTAGGCTACGAGCCATCGATGAAACTAAAACCACAGTTTTCTGGAGGACTATTATCTACTCTTTTCGGAGGCGAAGGTCTAGTCACTAGAGTAGAAGGAACGGGTAAAGTTTTTATACAAACTAGAAGTATGTCGGGGTTATCATCTTGGGTAAATCGTAATTTGTAG